A DNA window from Anaerocolumna sp. AGMB13020 contains the following coding sequences:
- a CDS encoding GNAT family N-acetyltransferase: MENEMNENNQNINDCFYMIKEKDENLGIIGFMEIDKKKGIIIGPVMKEKNYTYENILESINLLRNMYKYQDKLISFDVIKENTRLCKVLEENGFTLSSSHITMKIKLYKNKPYSMKPDRIIYSATRDDKDILIQINKLFKEVLEDWVEEDIDSLYEYLEQGYEMSYSLRDGNITGAILWIWFENLGYGRIEYIAVTKSDQRKGYGSELLDYTLSKLSKVLKRENLNYFYLDLDTQNEKAYNLYRKKGFEYEYEDIVYRSY; encoded by the coding sequence AAGGATGAAAATCTGGGAATTATAGGATTTATGGAAATTGATAAAAAAAAGGGAATTATCATTGGCCCTGTTATGAAAGAAAAGAATTATACATATGAAAATATACTCGAGAGTATAAACCTGCTTAGAAATATGTATAAATATCAAGACAAATTAATCTCATTCGATGTAATAAAGGAGAATACACGTCTTTGCAAAGTGTTGGAAGAAAATGGTTTTACCTTATCTTCTTCTCACATAACAATGAAAATAAAGCTGTATAAGAATAAGCCTTATTCTATGAAACCAGATAGAATTATCTATTCTGCAACAAGAGACGATAAAGATATTCTTATTCAAATAAACAAGCTTTTTAAAGAAGTACTGGAGGATTGGGTGGAAGAAGATATTGATAGCCTGTACGAATATCTCGAACAGGGCTATGAAATGTCTTATTCATTACGTGATGGTAATATTACAGGTGCTATATTATGGATATGGTTCGAAAATCTTGGTTATGGACGTATTGAGTATATCGCTGTAACGAAATCAGATCAAAGGAAGGGTTATGGAAGTGAACTCCTCGATTATACTCTTTCTAAACTATCAAAAGTTTTGAAAAGGGAGAACTTGAATTATTTTTATCTAGATTTGGATACTCAAAATGAAAAGGCATATAATTTGTACAGAAAAAAAGGTTTTGAATATGAATATGAAGACATTGTTTATCGTTCATATTAA